The following proteins come from a genomic window of Mariniflexile sp. TRM1-10:
- a CDS encoding capsular polysaccharide export protein, LipB/KpsS family: MKTILYLTSVLTNQNITFINKVSNCLGENGTKLIVTGWSPILKESPIIPQYIKLPEPLNYFAPVYCNQIIKSEFENYDLSIEFLLNRFNWWFPKSKNDSEVQARMAFLHYHLCFFLTLIKKYTPFLVLVWNGNDPRQYILSHLCQWFKINRLFVERGTLPSLLFYDSKGVLSHSSIASLQQETFIKNTCDLDKFKHYVGWYKNTSETLWEQPERKDQEDLRTKFGIDKEQRIILFIGQVDNDIQAKLFSPYFSSNKQAFEWFIDYGVEEGYFVLGKHHPKSSVPKYEYDALIQNKLNVVWTDQVPLEQCLEIADKVVTVNSSVIFDALLYEKPVLSLGATMLDGKGILYEYNPKNMDLVLKLFYKDDDLSLKINNFKCLLDYMLNYNFVFLNEDKDILRFTQLLLKLQDNDILKKTVDDLNANVVENYLNNIGSLPKSKPKLKNKVVSYLKKIVKKIKYSF, from the coding sequence ATGAAGACAATTCTTTATCTTACTAGCGTATTAACCAATCAGAATATAACTTTTATAAATAAAGTATCTAATTGCCTTGGGGAGAATGGTACTAAATTGATAGTTACAGGGTGGAGTCCTATATTAAAAGAGTCACCCATAATACCACAATATATAAAACTTCCTGAACCTTTAAATTATTTTGCTCCAGTATATTGTAATCAAATTATTAAATCGGAATTTGAGAATTATGACTTATCTATTGAATTTTTGTTGAATAGATTTAATTGGTGGTTTCCAAAATCAAAAAATGATAGCGAGGTACAAGCCCGTATGGCATTTTTACATTACCATTTATGTTTTTTTTTAACATTAATCAAAAAATATACACCTTTTTTGGTATTGGTTTGGAATGGTAACGACCCCCGACAATATATACTTAGTCATTTATGCCAATGGTTTAAGATTAATAGACTTTTTGTAGAAAGAGGTACTTTACCTTCATTATTGTTTTATGATAGCAAAGGGGTGCTTAGCCATAGTTCAATAGCTAGTTTGCAACAGGAAACGTTTATTAAAAACACTTGTGATTTAGATAAATTTAAACATTATGTTGGATGGTATAAAAATACTTCTGAAACACTTTGGGAACAACCAGAAAGAAAGGATCAAGAAGACTTAAGGACTAAATTTGGAATAGACAAAGAACAAAGGATAATTTTATTTATTGGACAAGTTGATAATGATATTCAAGCCAAATTATTTAGCCCTTATTTTAGTTCTAACAAACAGGCATTTGAGTGGTTTATTGATTATGGAGTGGAGGAAGGTTACTTTGTTTTGGGAAAACATCATCCTAAAAGCTCAGTTCCAAAATATGAATACGATGCCCTGATTCAGAATAAACTCAATGTTGTTTGGACAGATCAAGTGCCATTGGAACAATGCTTGGAAATAGCTGACAAAGTCGTGACAGTTAATTCTTCTGTTATTTTTGATGCATTGTTGTATGAAAAGCCGGTATTGTCACTAGGGGCAACGATGCTAGATGGAAAAGGAATTCTTTATGAGTATAATCCTAAAAATATGGATTTAGTTTTAAAATTGTTTTATAAGGATGATGATTTATCTTTGAAGATTAACAATTTTAAGTGTCTTTTGGATTATATGTTAAATTATAATTTTGTTTTCTTAAATGAAGATAAAGATATTTTAAGATTTACACAATTACTCTTAAAGTTACAAGATAATGACATTCTTAAAAAAACGGTTGATGATTTAAATGCTAACGTAGTAGAGAATTATTTAAACAACATAGGTAGTTTGCCTAAAAGTAAGCCTAAACTTAAAAATAAGGTTGTTAGTTATTTGAAAAAGATAGTTAAAAAAATAAAATATAGTTTTTGA
- a CDS encoding class I SAM-dependent methyltransferase, whose amino-acid sequence MLNFFGLKLIRIRKKSNPLRQKDFFNKEFILNGHVEAPYNNLPFAGEALKKFITDFDFSTVLDIGSGEGKHSDMLQSEGKKVTSIDFGKSIYFEKRSDNHTCIFGDYYTYNFDNPFDAIWASHVLEHQPNPNLFLKKIHNDLKEGGVLAITVPPLKHEIVGGHVTLWNAGLLMYQLILAGFDCRGVSIKSYGYNISLILKKKSIISYPDLSYDSGDIIKLANYFPKEITEPFNGDIKELNWGNL is encoded by the coding sequence ATGCTGAATTTTTTTGGATTAAAATTAATTCGAATAAGGAAGAAATCAAATCCATTGAGACAAAAAGACTTTTTCAATAAAGAATTTATCTTAAATGGTCATGTAGAAGCCCCTTATAACAACCTGCCGTTTGCAGGAGAAGCACTTAAAAAATTTATTACTGATTTTGATTTTTCAACAGTTCTGGATATTGGTAGTGGAGAAGGAAAGCATAGCGATATGCTTCAAAGCGAAGGAAAAAAAGTAACCTCAATAGATTTTGGAAAATCTATATATTTTGAGAAGCGTAGCGACAACCATACTTGTATTTTTGGAGATTACTACACGTATAATTTTGATAATCCATTTGATGCAATTTGGGCATCTCATGTTTTAGAGCATCAACCAAACCCAAATTTGTTTTTAAAAAAAATACATAACGATTTAAAAGAAGGTGGCGTATTAGCAATTACAGTACCGCCTTTAAAACATGAGATTGTAGGTGGACATGTAACATTATGGAATGCTGGGTTATTAATGTATCAATTAATATTGGCAGGTTTCGATTGTAGAGGTGTTTCTATCAAATCTTATGGCTACAACATAAGTCTTATTCTTAAAAAGAAAAGTATAATATCATACCCAGATTTAAGTTATGACAGCGGAGACATAATTAAATTGGCAAATTATTTTCCTAAAGAAATTACAGAACCTTTTAACGGGGATATAAAAGAGTTAAATTGGGGTAATTTATAG
- a CDS encoding sulfotransferase family protein, translating to MENSIERNWLVLGGAPRSGTTLLALLLNSHPEIYVTNEHNLTELLNKVEKIYFKESEYNNRFIQFEREKGVKETWKNSDILEQTLQKKNSLVKILNILYDENANAINKNNLTVLGDKLPRYYLFDFSKFNEELKKTVKFIHISRNPLDVINSMIVRHQNKSRGKDTWTLTSTLEEAINEWILGWNYIIKNESNHILHIKYEDLCLFDKIGTIEKICDFVNVKNEFNLEIIQSDRSKHFERNKLNEDYLFRIKKKLGDIIFEWNDNDLGYLKQKYGEYKAIELSKKKVSLINKVKLIGKRIF from the coding sequence ATGGAAAATAGTATAGAAAGAAATTGGTTAGTTCTAGGTGGTGCTCCAAGATCAGGCACTACTCTTTTGGCGTTGCTCTTGAATAGTCACCCAGAAATTTATGTTACTAATGAGCATAACTTAACAGAGCTATTAAATAAAGTTGAAAAAATTTATTTTAAAGAATCCGAATATAATAATAGATTTATACAGTTTGAGAGAGAAAAAGGAGTTAAAGAGACTTGGAAAAATAGTGATATTTTAGAGCAAACTTTACAAAAGAAAAACTCATTAGTTAAGATATTAAATATTTTATATGACGAAAATGCAAACGCTATAAACAAAAACAATTTGACTGTTTTGGGTGATAAATTACCAAGGTATTATTTATTCGATTTTAGTAAGTTTAATGAAGAATTAAAAAAAACTGTAAAATTCATTCATATTAGTAGAAATCCATTGGATGTAATTAATTCCATGATTGTAAGGCATCAAAACAAGTCCAGAGGGAAGGACACATGGACTCTCACATCTACATTAGAGGAAGCAATAAATGAATGGATTTTAGGATGGAATTATATTATAAAAAACGAAAGCAATCATATTTTGCACATAAAATATGAAGATTTGTGTTTGTTTGATAAAATTGGTACAATAGAAAAGATATGCGATTTTGTCAATGTTAAAAATGAATTCAATTTAGAAATAATACAATCTGATCGATCTAAACATTTTGAAAGAAATAAATTAAATGAAGATTATCTTTTTAGAATTAAAAAAAAATTAGGCGATATTATTTTTGAATGGAATGACAATGATTTAGGATACCTAAAACAAAAATATGGAGAATACAAAGCAATAGAGCTATCTAAAAAGAAAGTAAGTTTAATTAATAAAGTAAAATTAATTGGTAAAAGAATTTTTTAA
- a CDS encoding ABC transporter ATP-binding protein translates to MIEEKNIETTNEVLVKVEGLSKKFCKDLKTSLWYGVKDLISNIHGNKNERLLRDKEFWAVKDINFELRRGECLGLIGHNGAGKSTLLKILNGLINPDAGKVTIKGRVGALIELGAGFNPILSGRENIYNNGAVLGFTKKEIDAKVEDIIDFAEIREFIDMPVQNYSSGMKVRLGFAVAVQMEPDVLIIDEVLAVGDVSFRAKCYDKISKIISNCAIIYVSHSMPSINRISTFVMHINKGKSKIFYNIGEGINEYLFTSTNQHKNIKFSIPEVTIDNFPEIIAVRTSNEIYYQFDLKVVGFKFKNASLYLNILSGDQLPICFNYIQISDEIDSKRKFIFHVEKNLLASGEYYVSIVIYDNGGREQVLWYQNITKIKVEGENHFRAPIIIDGKWKIV, encoded by the coding sequence ATGATAGAAGAAAAAAACATAGAAACAACTAATGAAGTCCTTGTCAAAGTAGAAGGACTTTCAAAAAAATTCTGCAAAGATTTAAAAACAAGCTTGTGGTATGGCGTAAAAGATTTGATTTCTAATATTCACGGTAATAAAAATGAAAGACTGTTACGCGATAAAGAATTTTGGGCGGTAAAAGACATCAATTTTGAGTTACGCCGTGGTGAATGTTTAGGCTTGATAGGGCATAATGGTGCAGGTAAAAGTACGTTGCTGAAAATACTCAATGGTTTAATAAACCCCGATGCCGGTAAAGTTACCATCAAAGGGCGGGTTGGTGCGCTTATTGAATTAGGCGCAGGTTTCAATCCCATTTTAAGTGGTAGGGAAAACATATACAATAACGGGGCGGTTTTGGGGTTTACCAAAAAAGAGATTGATGCTAAAGTAGAAGACATTATAGATTTTGCTGAAATTCGTGAGTTTATAGACATGCCCGTGCAAAATTATAGTTCTGGTATGAAAGTACGTTTAGGCTTTGCCGTAGCAGTGCAAATGGAACCGGATGTATTGATTATTGATGAGGTTTTGGCGGTGGGGGATGTTAGTTTTAGGGCTAAATGTTATGATAAGATTTCTAAAATAATTAGTAATTGTGCAATCATATATGTTAGTCACAGTATGCCCTCCATAAATAGAATTTCAACTTTTGTAATGCATATCAATAAAGGGAAATCGAAAATTTTTTATAACATTGGAGAAGGAATTAATGAGTATTTATTTACATCCACAAACCAACATAAGAATATTAAATTTAGCATACCAGAAGTGACTATTGATAATTTTCCAGAAATAATAGCTGTCAGAACATCCAATGAAATATATTATCAATTTGATTTAAAAGTAGTGGGTTTTAAATTTAAAAATGCGAGTTTATACTTAAATATACTCTCGGGAGATCAGTTACCAATCTGTTTTAACTATATTCAAATAAGTGATGAAATTGATAGCAAAAGAAAGTTTATTTTTCATGTTGAAAAAAATCTTTTGGCATCAGGAGAATATTATGTTTCAATAGTTATATATGACAATGGAGGTAGAGAGCAAGTATTGTGGTATCAAAATATTACTAAAATTAAGGTTGAAGGAGAAAACCATTTTAGAGCTCCAATTATTATTGACGGAAAATGGAAAATAGTATAG
- a CDS encoding four helix bundle protein: protein MEHKDLDVWKCSMDLVEEIYTMSSKFPDDERYGLTSQIRRSAISIPSNIAEGSGRKSDKELIQFISIALGSLTELETHYLIAIRLKYVDETKELMTLITKVKQLLLGFRNYLKRKL, encoded by the coding sequence ATGGAGCATAAAGATTTAGATGTATGGAAGTGTAGCATGGATTTAGTTGAGGAAATCTATACCATGTCATCTAAGTTTCCAGATGATGAACGTTATGGTTTAACCAGTCAAATACGAAGGTCCGCTATTTCAATACCTTCTAATATTGCAGAAGGTTCTGGAAGAAAAAGTGATAAGGAATTAATTCAATTTATTTCAATAGCTTTAGGGTCATTAACGGAATTGGAAACACACTATTTGATCGCTATAAGATTAAAATATGTTGATGAAACTAAAGAATTAATGACGTTAATAACAAAAGTAAAACAATTGTTATTAGGGTTTAGGAATTATTTGAAACGGAAATTGTGA
- a CDS encoding ABC transporter permease, producing the protein MQLETKIYQKENNLKIGKLLSASAKDFFGSHFLAKQLATRDIKSQYRQSYLGIIWAFITPISSAFVWIFLNSTGTVNLSDTGVPYPVFVFSGTLIWSIITESINSPTSNTNAARGIMTKINFPKEALILTGIYKLLFNSSIKIGLLVVLIFAFGIGFHWSLLLFPFAILAAILFGTTIGLFITPISLIYNDIAKIISMGLSLLMYITPVVYAIPKSGIMKTIMELNPFTALILTARDLALGTSPAYLGYFCLVFAISLSLFFIGLLFYRTSIPIIVERLSA; encoded by the coding sequence TTTTTTTGGTTCTCATTTTTTAGCAAAACAACTAGCCACCCGAGATATAAAATCACAATACCGACAGTCGTATTTAGGGATTATTTGGGCTTTTATTACACCTATTAGTTCTGCTTTTGTTTGGATATTTTTAAACTCAACAGGAACAGTCAATCTTTCCGATACTGGTGTGCCATATCCCGTATTTGTATTTTCAGGAACCTTAATTTGGTCTATTATTACAGAGTCTATTAATTCTCCGACAAGTAATACCAATGCAGCTAGAGGTATTATGACCAAAATAAATTTTCCAAAAGAAGCCTTGATTCTAACAGGCATTTATAAACTGCTTTTTAATAGTTCTATAAAAATAGGGCTGTTGGTGGTTTTAATTTTTGCATTTGGTATCGGATTTCATTGGTCTTTGTTATTGTTTCCGTTCGCTATATTGGCAGCCATTCTATTTGGTACTACTATTGGGTTGTTTATTACACCTATCAGCCTTATTTATAATGATATTGCTAAAATCATCAGTATGGGTTTAAGCTTGTTGATGTATATAACACCCGTGGTTTATGCCATTCCAAAAAGCGGTATTATGAAAACCATCATGGAATTAAATCCATTTACGGCACTTATTTTAACGGCAAGAGATTTGGCTCTGGGAACTTCGCCAGCGTATTTGGGCTATTTTTGTTTGGTTTTTGCAATAAGTCTTTCTTTGTTTTTTATTGGTCTGCTGTTTTATAGAACATCCATTCCTATAATCGTTGAACGTTTAAGTGCTTGA